aataattcctCCATCCAacatctattaattttttaaccatACATGGCAAATATACCATTTGTCAACCAGTCAAGAGTATACATATCATTTTGATTACACCAATCAAtctattaaaaacaaatataataaacccagaaaaatattttttaatttctcaagaTTATTAAACAAATCcaaaacatcaacaacaaaaattttaacatataggaattaaaaaaacacaacttgTCAAGAATAAACTTCTGAGGGGTGGAAacatattttgttgatgtaaGAATAAAATCTTAGAAGCAAGAAAGAAGAACATCAAGTTCAAAAAGAACAAGGTTAAGAACTTTTTGCTAAGGAGTGGAGATAaaggaaaattatataattatgatGTCAGATTAAGAATAGGTTATTGCCTTACCAATACATATGTGGAGGAATCAGTATATCATACAACCAAATATCTTTTTCTTACATTAGCATCAATGCCACACTGCTAATGCAGTCCTTTCAAGACAATGGCACTGCCATGAATATGATCTTATTTGATCTTGCAAAGCATGGCAAGAACAGGAGTATCCTTCAGTAAGTTGTCATTGTGCACATAAAAACATTGATGTTCAAAGAGTGAGCTGCTCCACGCTCTTGGCGTTTCGGGACATTCCAACGCCCGACCCTCCATCATCTTGCCCCTCATATGGGTATGCCCTATATGCAGAACTTGCCTCTTCATTGTCAGAACAACCTGGTCGTTCGGTTAGGAACTGCTCCCAAAAGACATCATTTGGTCTAGCTGGAGCAGCTGCAGGCTCTTCATTGTTATTTGGAGCCCTTTGAGAGGAAGACAAAGCTGTATCGTTGGCCTGATTTCTGCTCAATGGAAAGGCCAAAGTATCAGATTCTTTACCATTGGCATTAGACTTTGAATCTGGACATTCCCGAATTTCCTCAACTACTTGGGGCATCCTACTAGCAGAATAAGGACTTCTGTTGACTTGCAATGGAGAAGAGGCCAGAGTTAGATTTAAATGGAAGGAAATGTGATTATCACCTTCTTCATTAGAGGCCAAGCTTGGCTGTGACGAGTGGAGCCTTGGACCTTCATTGGTTGGCATTTTCCTAGACAAAGTAGAATCCATGTTAAGATTAAAAGACGTTCCTGTATCTGAGAGCTCTAATGTTTCAAGTGGAAATCCAAAGCCTTCAGTTCTCATTTGTGAACCTTTTGGTTCTACAGATACTTTCTTCTGGGAACCTCCTCCATCTTCATTGGAACTCTGTGTGCTATGTGAAACCAAGTTAATATCCGAAACGGCTGGTGATAATTCTAATCTCAGCTTATTTGAGAAATCTTGATGGAAAACATTCCCAAACTCTCTAGAACTGCTTTGGTTATCCAAAAAACTATTTTCTACAACTGGCTGTGACTGATCAACTTGAGGCAGTCGTCTTTTCTTATTATATGCCGAAAAATCCATAGATTCAATTCTCTGAGCAAGAATCTCCCCAAAAGTAGGGTTCTCAAGAGCCTTTTTTAAGGAGTTCAGCAAATTCTCCTGCCTCTGCTCCACATTATCCACTTGTTGCTTTAGTTCT
This genomic interval from Carya illinoinensis cultivar Pawnee chromosome 2, C.illinoinensisPawnee_v1, whole genome shotgun sequence contains the following:
- the LOC122300240 gene encoding heat stress transcription factor A-5 yields the protein MDGAPTTSGSGLGAGAGGGPAPFLIKTYDMVDDSATDEIVSWSSHKTSFVVWNPPEFARHLLPTYFKHNNFSSFIRQLNTYGFRKVDPEKWEFANEEFVKDHKHLLKNIHRRKPIHSHSNPQGSVVDPERAALDEEIERLLREKAVLEENVLRSKQQRSAAKLQFKELKQQVDNVEQRQENLLNSLKKALENPTFGEILAQRIESMDFSAYNKKRRLPQVDQSQPVVENSFLDNQSSSREFGNVFHQDFSNKLRLELSPAVSDINLVSHSTQSSNEDGGGSQKKVSVEPKGSQMRTEGFGFPLETLELSDTGTSFNLNMDSTLSRKMPTNEGPRLHSSQPSLASNEEGDNHISFHLNLTLASSPLQVNRSPYSASRMPQVVEEIRECPDSKSNANGKESDTLAFPLSRNQANDTALSSSQRAPNNNEEPAAAPARPNDVFWEQFLTERPGCSDNEEASSAYRAYPYEGQDDGGSGVGMSRNAKSVEQLTL